The Planctomycetaceae bacterium nucleotide sequence AAGAGAATCATGCCCTCGAAGGCCACGACGCAATACGGCACGATCGACATCACCGGCGGTTTGCCGCCGGCGATGAGGTTATTGACGGCCGCCGAACCCATCGCCAGGGCGAACCCGCCGCCCAGGCCCAGCAGCGCTCCGGCGAGCGTCCAGAAGCGCACCGGCCCGTGCGGCAGGCCCAGCGCGTGCGAGAGTTCGCCCAGCTTGAGCGGCGAAAAGACCTCCAGCTCTTTGAGGGTGGAGTTTCGCCGCACGTGCTTGAGGGCCTCGAGCAGCGCGTCGGGGCGGCTGAAGACCGCCATCACGCCGCAGGCCGAGGCGGCGATTCTGCCGCCCGGGTCGCGCGGCAGCGGTTGACCGAGAGCACGGTCCTTGTGATGGCCGACGCTCTCCTTGAGTTCAGTCATCGGCAGCACCGGAAGCAGCTTGGCGAAGGCCGTGAAGAACAGCAGGAACAGCGTGAAGGCGCCGGCGGTGATGGCGATCTCGACCCAGGTCATCGAGTACCAGCCCCAGTTGTGCGGCAGAAAGTCGTGCGCCGTGGCGGCGGAGATGATCTGGTAGCGCTCGATCCACATGCCGGCGTTGACCAGCAGCGAGAGGATGAACAGCCACAGGACGTTCCGCCGCGCGGCGCGAAACACCAGCGTCAGCGGCGCCAGCACGTTCAGGGCGATCATCAGGTAATACAGCGGCGCCCGCTCCCCCGTGGACACCCACCAGAACCACTGCTTCTCGAACACGTTGCCGCCGTACCAGGCGATGAACGGCTCGATGACGTACGCGTAGCCGACGATCAGCGTCGTAACGATCATGGTTTTGGCTACGGACTCAAAGTGCTCGACCTTCACGAGGCGCCCCAGCCTGAGCAGCCGCCGCAGCGGGATCATCAGCGTCAGGACCATCGCCAGGCCCGAATGGATGGCCCCGGCGACGAAGTACGGCGGGAAGATCGTCTCGTGCCAGCCGGGCAGAATTCCCACGGCGAAATCCCACGACACCACCGAGTGTACCGAGATCACCAGCGGCGTGGCCAAGGCGGCGAAATACAGATACGCCCTGCCGTAGTGGTTCCACTGGCTGGCGGCCCCGCACCAGCCCAGCGCCATGATCCGGTAGAGACGCGCCCGCCAGTGGTTGGCCCCGGACGTGGCGGCGATCCGATCGCGCGCCGACGCCAGATCGGGGATCATCCCCACGTAGAAGAAGATCATGCTGACGATCAGGTACGTGGTGATGGCCAGCACGTCCAGCACCAGCGGACTGAGGAAGTCCGGCCAGATCTGCCTCTGCGAAGGATAGGGCAGGATGTAATAGAACGTCCAGAACCGCCCCAGGTGGATCAGGGGGAAAAGCCCCGCCGTCATGACCGCGAAGATCGTCATCGCCTCGCTGGCGCGACTGACCGCGTCGCGCCACTTGCTGCGCAGCAGGTGCAGGATCGCCGAGATGAACGTCCCGCTGTGGGCGATCCCCACCCAGAAGACGAAATTGCCGATGTACGCCCCCCAGCCGACAGGATGGCTCACGCCGGCCACCCCCATGCCCACCTGGATCTGGTATTGCCAAGTGATGAAGAACACGCCGACACCCGTCGCCAGCACCGCCAGGAAGGCGAAGTACGCCGCCGGCGGTTTCTTCATCGCCCCCAGCACATCGTCGTCGATCTGGGCATAGGTCAGGTTGGCCGCTTCAGTGTCCGCCATGTCAAGCAGGCCCTTCCTGACTGACGCGCCGCAGGTATGTGACGGCGGGCTTGGTGTTGAGCTCTTCCAGCACGTGGTAGCGCCGCGGGTCTCGCCGCGTCAGGTTCGAGACCCGAGAGTCCGGATCGAGCAGGTCGCCGAAGGTGTACACCCCCGCCGGGCACGACTGCACGCAGGCGGGCTGAATCTCCCCGTCGCGCACCGCCCGCCCCTCGCGCGTCGCCCGCAGCTCGACCGACTTGATGCGCTGGATGCAGAAGGTGCATTTTTCCATCACGCCGCGGCAGCGCACGGTGACGTCGGGGTTGAGCTGGAGGTCCAGCGGGTAAGGCCACTTCGGGTCAAACCACCCGAACCGCCGCACTTTGTACGGGCAGTTGTTCGAGCAGTACCGCGTGCCGATACAGCGATTGTAGACCTGGGCGTTGAGCCCTTCCTCGTTGTGTACAGCCGCGTACACCGGGCAGACCGGTTCGCACGGGGCGGCGTCGCAGTGCTGGCAGAGCATGGGCAGCCACCCCAGTCGGCGGCGGTCGCTCTCATGGCGGTAGGGCACCACTTTGAGCCAGGCCATCTCGCGGCCGCGCGCGACGCGGGCCTTGCCCATCACGGGGATATTATTCTCGGCGTAGCACGCCACCGCGCAGGCGCCGCAGCCGATGCAGCGATGCAGATCGGCCACCATTGCCCAGCGGTGCTTGACGTGCGCGTGCGGCGGGTACATGTCGCGCTTGGGGTCGTACCCCTCCGGCAGGGGCAGGATCAGATCGTCGCCCTGGCCCGGGCGCATGGCCGCCACCGTCGAACGCTCGACCCACTGCAGGATCTCGCGATGGTGCTGGTCCTGCGTGGGCGAGGTGTACGTGGGCTCTTCGCTGCGCCCCGTGCCGGCGATCGCCGCGATGCCGAAAAGCCCCGCCTGCGGCGACGCCGCCAGCAACCCAAAGGCGTTGGCGCCCAGACCGGCGGCGTTGACGCCCAGGGCGGTATGCCCTTGCCCAAACGCAATGGCCACCGTCTGCGGATCGATCTCCTCCGTCAGCCGCACGGGCGCGGCGGCCTTGCCGGCGGGGGTCGAAAGCTCGACCACGTCGTTATTGCCCAGCCCCAAACGCCCCGCCAGCGTCGGGTGCATGTCGACCCAACTGCTCCACGTCGCGTAGCTGATGGGGTCGGGCGACTCCTGGAGCCAGCCGCGGTTAGCGGTGCGGCCGTCGAAGAGCATGATCGAGGGGTACAGCCACAACAGCGCCTGCCCCTGCGGCGCCGAGGCGGCGGGGGCCTGGGGCGCCAGGCGAACCTTCGAGACATCGACAGGCGTTTCCCCGGCGCCGTCCCTGACGATGAATCCTCGCACGAGCGGGTCGGCGTGGTCGGCGGCGCTCTGCGTTGCCGGGGCGGGTGCGGAGGCCTGCGTTGCCGCGGGGCCATCCTGAAGTTCCCGTCCCGCCTGTTGGGCGATCTCCCTGAGCACCTCGCCGGCGGCGCGCGTGTCGAAGAGGCGGCCCATCGTCGGCTGGAGCAGTCCGGTGATGCCCGACC carries:
- a CDS encoding 4Fe-4S dicluster domain-containing protein, encoding MAGGAAAGGAAAWGLKSFDHLLSPAEPIPHSRPGEVTVYATTCRECPAGCGMHIWHREGRINKAEGNPDHPVNRGGLCARGQSSLQGHYDPDRVRQVIQRGGAGQPQWTDALADIAARLRGGAKVLLISDLQTGTLSATMNSFARAFGGRAMFYEAVHYHPLAAACTSLGLGGIPRYRLDRADFIISFAVDFLETWLSPVEFTHDFAQMRALRDGRMGGFVYVGPRQSMTAANADSLLLTPPGAEAGVAWAMLHELIRTGRAKGDVAQLRALAEQRPRQAAGVSADQIAVLARRFADAQGSLALGGAAANESPAAGDAALAAMLLNIAAGRLGQTVDTSRRHALSDCAAPSAVLAALEDLTPKDVLIIHSTNPAFSLVGAQAAIARAGLVVCLGTMMDETASLAHWVLPIDSPLETWGDYEPWSGITGLLQPTMGRLFDTRAAGEVLREIAQQAGRELQDGPAATQASAPAPATQSAADHADPLVRGFIVRDGAGETPVDVSKVRLAPQAPAASAPQGQALLWLYPSIMLFDGRTANRGWLQESPDPISYATWSSWVDMHPTLAGRLGLGNNDVVELSTPAGKAAAPVRLTEEIDPQTVAIAFGQGHTALGVNAAGLGANAFGLLAASPQAGLFGIAAIAGTGRSEEPTYTSPTQDQHHREILQWVERSTVAAMRPGQGDDLILPLPEGYDPKRDMYPPHAHVKHRWAMVADLHRCIGCGACAVACYAENNIPVMGKARVARGREMAWLKVVPYRHESDRRRLGWLPMLCQHCDAAPCEPVCPVYAAVHNEEGLNAQVYNRCIGTRYCSNNCPYKVRRFGWFDPKWPYPLDLQLNPDVTVRCRGVMEKCTFCIQRIKSVELRATREGRAVRDGEIQPACVQSCPAGVYTFGDLLDPDSRVSNLTRRDPRRYHVLEELNTKPAVTYLRRVSQEGPA
- a CDS encoding quinol:electron acceptor oxidoreductase subunit ActD — translated: MADTEAANLTYAQIDDDVLGAMKKPPAAYFAFLAVLATGVGVFFITWQYQIQVGMGVAGVSHPVGWGAYIGNFVFWVGIAHSGTFISAILHLLRSKWRDAVSRASEAMTIFAVMTAGLFPLIHLGRFWTFYYILPYPSQRQIWPDFLSPLVLDVLAITTYLIVSMIFFYVGMIPDLASARDRIAATSGANHWRARLYRIMALGWCGAASQWNHYGRAYLYFAALATPLVISVHSVVSWDFAVGILPGWHETIFPPYFVAGAIHSGLAMVLTLMIPLRRLLRLGRLVKVEHFESVAKTMIVTTLIVGYAYVIEPFIAWYGGNVFEKQWFWWVSTGERAPLYYLMIALNVLAPLTLVFRAARRNVLWLFILSLLVNAGMWIERYQIISAATAHDFLPHNWGWYSMTWVEIAITAGAFTLFLLFFTAFAKLLPVLPMTELKESVGHHKDRALGQPLPRDPGGRIAASACGVMAVFSRPDALLEALKHVRRNSTLKELEVFSPLKLGELSHALGLPHGPVRFWTLAGALLGLGGGFALAMGSAAVNNLIAGGKPPVMSIVPYCVVAFEGMILLGAIFNLLGMLFHARLKPGGRLPQVYDARFSRDRFGLFIACELERINQARSDLAATAPEELHVIR